From Montipora foliosa isolate CH-2021 chromosome 6, ASM3666993v2, whole genome shotgun sequence, a single genomic window includes:
- the LOC138007122 gene encoding protein sprouty homolog 2-like yields MHGINDREHFTFAEKLPSLNSNFATAITEESDADDYYPFVIGHGSSFKVIDPKVYKQLRRHNSHQKVSVKLTDSAKKSTISSCRVSSVPKTKTTSISDKVDDGDEYCELSPIAKAPPIKLSSLRTQSSTQTEKFKCKAVTARVSSFERRLYSDCYFAKTKTCLVESQPSSPSSRPTSTLVDTKRLRSERDSCLQWTNEKKEPLLCGVEADEFIDYASCMCCVKGIFYHCTKDSYDEGQLANEPCSCGGPISSCAPRWGFLALLSLFIPCMWCYLPAVGCKKAVTTIKNKGRAKKHFKFNSK; encoded by the coding sequence ATGCATGGAATCAATGACAGGGAACACTTCACATTCGCCGAAAAATTGCCGAGTTTAAATTCGAATTTTGCTACAGCCATCACAGAAGAGAGCGATGCGGACGATTATTACCCTTTCGTGATTGGACATGGGTCGAGTTTTAAAGTCATCGACCCGAAGGTGTACAAACAACTACGCCGACACAATAGTCATCAAAAGGTGTCGGTTAAACTAACAGACTCAGCGAAAAAATCTACGATTTCGAGTTGCAGAGTGTCCTCTGTACCAAAGACAAAAACTACAAGTATTTCCGATAAAGTTGACGATGGCGACGAATATTGTGAACTTTCACCGATTGCCAAAGCTCCTCCTATAAAATTATCTAGCCTTCGGACACAGTCGTCGACACAGACAGAGAAATTTAAATGTAAAGCTGTTACTGCGAGAGTTTCAAGTTTCGAACGAAGACTCTACAGCGATTGTTATTTCGCAAAAACTAAGACTTGTCTTGTAGAGAGTCAACCGAGCTCTCCTTCATCAAGGCCAACTTCAACACTTGTGGACACAAAAAGATTGAGGTCGGAGCGAGACTCGTGTCTTCAATGGACAAACGAAAAAAAGGAGCCCCTTTTGTGTGGTGTGGAGGCAGATGAATTCATTGACTATGCCAGTTGTATGTGTTGCGTTAAGGGCATCTTTTATCATTGTACCAAAGACAGTTATGATGAGGGACAGTTGGCTAATGAACCTTGTTCTTGCGGGGGTCCCATTAGCTCATGCGCGCCGCGATGGGGCTTTCTTGCTCTTCTTTCGCTGTTTATACCATGCATGTGGTGTTATCTTCCCGCTGTGGGTTGTAAAAAGGCTGTAACTACTATAAAGAACAAGGGAAGGGCCAAGAAACACTTCAAATTTAACTCTAAATAG